The genomic DNA CCATGAATACTCCTCCAAGCCATCAACCAAAGCCCCAGAATACACCGTAGCCAGTCTGACCTGGTGATAGACGCGATTAGACACGCATTTGATCAAACGCTATTCGGCCAGACCGTTCTCCATAACCAACAGCAAGACCAGGACGGTACCCCACATCGATTTCGAACCGTGCGGTACTCCCCGACGGCGGATGCCTACTGGAAACTTTGTACTGTTGTTATGTATCGCAGGCAGTAGTACAAGGCGACTAATAACGCAGCGATGCCACGGAGATATATATTCCGATCATGACGCCGATGAAGAGGACAGTAAAGGGCAACGTGGGCCGATTGCAGCGGGCTACACCCCCCTGAGGGTGGCAACCAGCCCGCCAGGGCATCAACACAACCACTGGCGCTGAGCTGAAATCGGATTGAACTCGGCCAAGATGAAAACCTGCGACGACGATCTCGGCCCCGAGCGAGAGAACGGGGTTCCTTCGTGGAGCGTGGTGATGCCACTGAAGCAGTTCGCACCGAACGCTCTCACGGAGGTTACCGCATCACCCGTCACCGTTCAGTTCAGTCTCTCAGCCTCGAGGGTCGGCATGACAAGCCTGGTGACCAACTCTGCGTAGAAATCCGCTACCGTGGCTGCTTCCTCACGTGTGCGACTGTCACATATTGCCCTGGCGCCAGCACCAACAGTTGCCGTTACAGCAGCCGCCAGCAATTCGCCATTCTTTTTGTCATCGAGCGCTAGTTGATCGAAGTTTTCAGCAATCCACAATCGGAGGGTATCTCTCGCAAGCAGTTCAAACCCCGGGGCTGTGTCGCCCCAATAAAAGAGCTTAGTCAGATCGCGCTCTTCCCAGCATTCACGAAGATACGCCTTGAGGCCTTCAAGATATTGTCTGAGAGGATCCGGTTCTCCCGCATCTCGGGAACCCTGTATGGCAGCATGGCTAACCTGCCATAACTTGCTGTGATAGTCCTCGTACAGTGCAAGAAAAATCTCAGCTTTGCTTCCGTACTGATTGTATAGACTTCCTAAACTCGACTGCGATCTCGCGACTATGGCATCTATCGACGTCTGGGCAAATCCGCCGTGCTCCACGAATGCTCGTCTAGCACCTTCTAATAGCGCTTTACGTGTTGCTAGAACTCTCGGCAGGAATTGCGGGACAGACTTTCCTTTTGAGGAACTTGTCTCTGACTTCATACTCTCGCCTCCTGCCGCAGGTGTGTCATCACTACGAGTCTAGTGGTAATCAATGGGACCAAGGCAGCGATCAGTCAGTGCGATGCTCCGTGAAACGCTTACTCTTCAGGAGGCGCTCCATGCAGCGCGCAGGCGTTTCTTATCGAGCTTGCCCACTGAGGTACGTGGCAACTCCGTCGTCAGGTGAACATCGTCAGGTAGTTGCCATTTGGCAAATCTCTCGGCCAGTACTTCATAGACTTCATCTTTCGATAGCGGATCGCCCTCACGCCCTACGACATATGCCATCGGTCGCTCTTGGTACTTGGGGTCCGGAACGCCGATGACGGCTGCCTCGAGCACCTTGGGGTGGTCCATGATCGCATTTTCCATATCGATTGAAGAAATCCACTCTCCGCCAGATTTGATAACATCTTTTAGCCGGTCTGTGAGCTTGAGATAACCTTCCGGAGTAATTACGCCAACGTCGCCAGATCGCCACCAACCATCAACGAAGCGTTCGGAATTGTCGGCAAGATTGTGGTAGCTTGTCGCGATCCATGGTCCTCGCATGAGCACTTCTCCCATAGACCTACCATCATGAGGCAACTCGGCGCCTTCAGAATCTACGACTTTGAGCTCAACGCCCAGAATAGGAACGCCTTGGTAACGTTTGCGATCCCACTTCTCTTCTTCCGACAGTTCAGCGAGCTCGGGTTTCAGTTCCCAGTTGTATGTCACGAGCGGGCTCGTCTCCGACGCGCCATAGCCGTGGATGACGTTGGCTCCGGTCAGTTCGGCGAAACCTTTCATCAAAGCCAGCGGTGGTTCCGTTGAGCCAGAGACCAGTCGGGTATGAGATAAGTCCGGCGCCTTGGGTAGCTGACGAATGTGTTCCAACATGGGAGCGAATAATGAGGGAGCCCCGTTGGCTACCGTCACGTCTTCCTCCACAAGAGCATCCGCCACAGCTCCAATGTTGTCAGCAGTAAACCTTCCAGGCAGCACGATTTTTGCACCAGCGCCGACCGCAGCTTGCGGGAATCCCCAGGATAAGACATGGAACATAGGGGTGATCGGCATGACGCAGTCAAGATAATCGACTTTAAGAGCAGAGATCACACCCAGAGTGTGCAGATAAATTGCGCGATGCGAGTAGTACACACCCTTCGGTCGCCCAGTGGTTCCAGTAGTGTA from Enteractinococcus fodinae includes the following:
- a CDS encoding TetR/AcrR family transcriptional regulator, which translates into the protein MKSETSSSKGKSVPQFLPRVLATRKALLEGARRAFVEHGGFAQTSIDAIVARSQSSLGSLYNQYGSKAEIFLALYEDYHSKLWQVSHAAIQGSRDAGEPDPLRQYLEGLKAYLRECWEERDLTKLFYWGDTAPGFELLARDTLRLWIAENFDQLALDDKKNGELLAAAVTATVGAGARAICDSRTREEAATVADFYAELVTRLVMPTLEAERLN
- a CDS encoding long-chain-fatty-acid--CoA ligase, whose product is MMLTGIRSTMGDNIPLNIGALMKHAATVFPSTEIVHRRLDGSWSRTDYAATMKRINKLAHALDSLGIAAGSMVGVLDWNQLRHFELYFGVPSVGATMLQLNIRLAPSDLSYVVEHSDAKWIFVDESLLPVAEEIADKVDVHGWVVMTDKPSSEITTSLKNVHFYEDLLAGQPDEYEWQLIDENTACYAGYTTGTTGRPKGVYYSHRAIYLHTLGVISALKVDYLDCVMPITPMFHVLSWGFPQAAVGAGAKIVLPGRFTADNIGAVADALVEEDVTVANGAPSLFAPMLEHIRQLPKAPDLSHTRLVSGSTEPPLALMKGFAELTGANVIHGYGASETSPLVTYNWELKPELAELSEEEKWDRKRYQGVPILGVELKVVDSEGAELPHDGRSMGEVLMRGPWIATSYHNLADNSERFVDGWWRSGDVGVITPEGYLKLTDRLKDVIKSGGEWISSIDMENAIMDHPKVLEAAVIGVPDPKYQERPMAYVVGREGDPLSKDEVYEVLAERFAKWQLPDDVHLTTELPRTSVGKLDKKRLRAAWSAS